In Kutzneria kofuensis, the DNA window CGCTGCACCGGATGGTGACGTCATGACCGCCGCATCCGGCGAACTCGCCGCGCGAATGGCTGACTTGCTGCCGTCCGCCGCAACCAGGTCCGCCTTCGCTCAGTCCGTTGTCACCGTGCCGCTCAACGATTGGGTGGACGCCGCGCGGCTGGCCCGTGACGAACTCGGCTGCGTGCTGTTCGACTGGCTCGGCGCCGAGGACGCCGGCCGCCCCGGGTCCGCGGGCGAGCGCCACACCGTGCTGCTGCACGTCGTCGACCCGGCGACCCGCGACGGCCTGTTGCTGCGCACCGAGGTTGGTGACGGCGAGGAGCTCCCGAGCGTCGCCCACGTCTGGGCCGGCGCAGCCTGGCACGAACGTGAGGCGGCCGAGATGTTCGGCATCGCACTCGCCGGTCCCCAACCGGCGCACCTGCTGCTGTCCGAGACGTTCGCAGGGCACCCACTCCGCAAGGACTTCGTGCTGGCGTCCCGTGTCGTGCGGCCTTGGCCCGGCGCCCTGGAACCCGGCGAGTCCACCGCCGCGCCCAGCCGCCGCCGACTCGCCCCGCCCGGAGTCCCCGACCCCTCCTGGGGCCCGCGCCGAGAGGAGGACCCGTCATGACCGAGCAGTCGCCGCCGAGTCCTGATCGTGGCGAGGACAGCGCCGCCACCGGGCAGCTGCCGC includes these proteins:
- a CDS encoding NADH-quinone oxidoreductase subunit C, translating into MTAASGELAARMADLLPSAATRSAFAQSVVTVPLNDWVDAARLARDELGCVLFDWLGAEDAGRPGSAGERHTVLLHVVDPATRDGLLLRTEVGDGEELPSVAHVWAGAAWHEREAAEMFGIALAGPQPAHLLLSETFAGHPLRKDFVLASRVVRPWPGALEPGESTAAPSRRRLAPPGVPDPSWGPRREEDPS